A single genomic interval of Croceibacter atlanticus HTCC2559 harbors:
- a CDS encoding thymidine kinase: MFLENTVNHKEQFGWIEVICGSMFSGKTEELIRRLKRAKFARQKVEIFKPAIDVRYDEDMVVSHDANEIRSTPVPAAANIRLLADGCDVVGIDEAQFFDDEIVAVCNDLANKGIRVIVAGLDMDFKGNPFGPMPNLMATAEYVTKVHAVCTRTGNLAQYSFRKSENDKLVMLGETEEYEPLSRAAYFKARLREKLKTMPVKEAQELEAKKTPNN; encoded by the coding sequence ATGTTTCTTGAAAACACGGTAAATCACAAAGAGCAATTTGGCTGGATAGAAGTCATTTGCGGATCTATGTTCTCCGGTAAAACCGAAGAGCTTATCCGTAGGCTAAAACGCGCAAAATTTGCTAGACAAAAGGTTGAAATTTTTAAACCAGCTATTGATGTACGCTATGATGAAGATATGGTAGTCTCTCATGATGCTAACGAAATACGTTCCACTCCAGTTCCTGCTGCCGCAAATATAAGATTGTTGGCAGATGGTTGTGACGTGGTTGGAATAGATGAAGCTCAATTTTTTGATGATGAGATTGTGGCGGTCTGTAACGATCTAGCCAACAAAGGTATTCGAGTAATTGTTGCTGGTCTAGATATGGATTTTAAAGGCAATCCTTTTGGACCTATGCCTAATCTTATGGCTACAGCAGAGTATGTTACTAAAGTACATGCGGTTTGTACACGTACAGGAAATTTAGCGCAATATAGTTTTAGAAAGTCTGAAAATGACAAACTTGTTATGTTGGGCGAAACTGAAGAATATGAACCTTTAAGTAGAGCAGCATATTTTAAGGCAAGGTTACGAGAGAAATTAAAAACCATGCCAGTAAAAGAAGCTCAAGAATTAGAGGCTAAAAAAACACCAAATAATTAA
- a CDS encoding DoxX family protein, producing MRIQKIIYWVATALLCALMLYSASFYFLETDTVKGLFESYNYPTYIVIPLAIAKVLGVVMILWRRNAWLTSWAYAGFFFDIVLAFFAHQQAGEDTTTTLIALIFLLISFFFGKTVRA from the coding sequence ATGAGAATTCAAAAAATTATTTACTGGGTAGCTACAGCTCTATTATGTGCATTAATGCTTTATTCTGCTTCTTTTTATTTTTTAGAAACAGATACAGTAAAAGGCCTTTTTGAAAGCTATAACTATCCTACATATATTGTTATCCCTTTAGCCATTGCAAAAGTACTTGGTGTTGTAATGATTTTATGGAGACGTAATGCTTGGTTAACATCTTGGGCTTACGCGGGCTTTTTCTTTGATATTGTGTTAGCATTTTTTGCTCATCAACAAGCTGGTGAAGACACAACTACAACATTAATAGCCCTAATCTTTTTATTAATATCATTTTTCTTTGGAAAAACTGTTAGAGCTTAA
- the rsmI gene encoding 16S rRNA (cytidine(1402)-2'-O)-methyltransferase: MSKLFLVPTPIGNLEDMTFRAIQTLKDVDFILAEDTRTSGKLLKHFEVSTPMHSHHMHNEHKSVVGVVKRIQSGETCALISDAGTPAISDPGFLLTRACIEANLDVECLPGATAFVPALVNSGLPNDKFVFEGFLPVKKGRQTRLKLLAEETRTMVFYESPHKLVKTLGNFAEYFGADRPVSVSRELSKLYEETIRGTATEVLKHFEEKAPKGEIVIVVAGK; the protein is encoded by the coding sequence ATGAGTAAACTATTTTTGGTACCTACACCAATAGGAAACTTAGAGGATATGACTTTTAGGGCAATACAAACCCTAAAGGATGTAGATTTTATTTTAGCTGAAGACACTCGAACTAGTGGCAAACTCCTAAAACATTTTGAAGTTTCTACTCCTATGCACTCACACCATATGCATAACGAACATAAAAGCGTTGTAGGTGTTGTAAAGCGAATACAATCTGGAGAAACCTGTGCATTAATTTCAGATGCTGGAACACCTGCTATTAGCGATCCTGGATTTTTATTAACACGTGCCTGTATTGAAGCTAATCTAGATGTAGAGTGCCTTCCTGGAGCAACTGCATTTGTACCAGCATTGGTAAATAGTGGGTTGCCGAATGACAAGTTTGTATTCGAAGGGTTTTTACCCGTTAAAAAAGGAAGGCAGACAAGACTTAAACTTCTTGCTGAAGAAACTAGAACAATGGTTTTTTATGAGTCTCCACACAAGTTGGTAAAAACACTTGGAAACTTTGCTGAATATTTTGGTGCAGACAGACCCGTTTCTGTATCTCGTGAATTAAGCAAACTTTACGAAGAAACCATTAGAGGAACTGCGACTGAAGTTCTTAAACATTTTGAAGAGAAAGCACCTAAAGGTGAAATAGTAATTGTAGTTGCCGGCAAGTAA
- a CDS encoding M1 family metallopeptidase — protein sequence MRFFIFLITVTAEKHSFIDILSLSIIFVVISKLKARVMTLGFTVNRMWVIVFLLVNLTLSAQEFTRQDTLRGSITEERAWWDLKHYDLNVEVFPVSKSISGINTLTYTVLSEGNVLQVDLQSPMSLDKVEQNGTPLKVVSEGAAHFITLQEKQEIGEDYNIVLTFSGKPQEAKNAPWDGGFSWKKDGNGKPFIATSNQGIGASIWWPNKDHAYDEPDNGMTMAFTAPAELTVVGNGRLVKTEDNGNTKTWYWQVVNPINNYGVNINIGDYVNFSEAYDGEKGPLDMDYWVLSENLEKAKSQFKQAPKMMEAFEHWFGPYPFYEDSFKLVEVPYLGMEHQSSVTYGNNYKNGYLGSDLSGTGWGLKFDFIIIHEAGHEWFANNITHIDVADMWIHESFTAYSESLFLDYYYGEEAASEYVIGTRRSIRNDRPLIGTYNVHHEGSGDMYYKGANTLHTLRQLVDDDAKWRGILRGLNKEFYHQTISSEQLENYLSEETGINLTQFWDQYLRTTKIPKLEYKLDGSKMSFRYTNVVKGFDMPITISVNGNEKWIVPTEEWTTETFPETIKKVVVKKDFYIESEKL from the coding sequence ATGAGGTTTTTTATATTCTTAATAACAGTTACTGCAGAAAAACATTCTTTTATAGATATCCTATCACTAAGCATTATATTTGTAGTCATTTCAAAATTAAAGGCTAGAGTTATGACATTAGGGTTTACTGTAAATAGAATGTGGGTGATTGTATTTTTATTAGTGAATTTAACACTCTCTGCACAAGAGTTTACAAGACAAGATACGTTACGAGGTAGTATAACTGAAGAACGTGCGTGGTGGGATTTAAAACACTACGATTTAAATGTTGAGGTATTTCCAGTAAGTAAATCTATAAGCGGAATTAATACGTTAACCTACACAGTACTTTCCGAAGGAAATGTTTTACAGGTAGATTTACAGTCACCAATGTCTTTAGATAAGGTAGAGCAAAACGGAACGCCTTTAAAAGTAGTTTCAGAAGGAGCAGCACATTTTATCACATTACAAGAAAAGCAGGAAATAGGGGAAGACTATAATATTGTTCTCACATTTTCTGGTAAACCTCAAGAAGCTAAAAATGCACCTTGGGATGGTGGTTTTTCTTGGAAAAAAGATGGTAATGGCAAACCATTTATTGCTACATCAAACCAAGGAATTGGTGCTAGTATCTGGTGGCCTAACAAAGATCATGCGTATGATGAGCCAGACAACGGTATGACAATGGCATTTACAGCACCAGCAGAATTAACAGTAGTAGGTAATGGTCGGTTAGTAAAAACCGAAGATAACGGTAATACAAAAACCTGGTATTGGCAAGTTGTTAATCCTATAAATAATTACGGTGTAAATATAAATATTGGAGATTACGTTAATTTTTCTGAAGCCTATGATGGTGAAAAAGGACCTTTAGATATGGACTATTGGGTCTTGAGTGAAAATTTGGAAAAAGCAAAATCTCAGTTTAAGCAAGCACCGAAAATGATGGAAGCTTTTGAGCATTGGTTTGGCCCTTATCCATTTTACGAAGACAGTTTTAAATTAGTTGAAGTTCCTTATTTAGGAATGGAGCACCAAAGTAGCGTTACTTATGGCAACAACTATAAAAACGGTTATTTAGGAAGCGATTTAAGCGGAACAGGTTGGGGTTTAAAGTTTGACTTTATTATAATTCACGAAGCTGGTCACGAGTGGTTTGCAAATAATATAACACATATAGATGTGGCAGATATGTGGATACATGAATCTTTTACAGCATATTCTGAAAGTTTGTTTTTAGATTATTATTACGGTGAAGAGGCAGCATCTGAATATGTTATAGGTACCCGAAGATCCATAAGAAACGACAGACCATTAATTGGAACTTATAATGTTCATCACGAAGGTAGTGGAGATATGTATTATAAAGGTGCAAATACACTACACACGTTAAGACAATTGGTTGATGACGATGCAAAATGGAGAGGTATTTTAAGAGGTCTTAATAAAGAGTTTTATCACCAAACAATCTCTTCTGAGCAGTTAGAAAATTATTTGAGTGAAGAAACAGGAATAAATCTAACCCAGTTTTGGGATCAGTATTTAAGAACCACTAAAATTCCTAAATTAGAATATAAATTAGATGGCAGTAAAATGTCTTTTAGGTATACTAACGTTGTAAAAGGTTTTGACATGCCTATAACAATTTCTGTAAATGGAAATGAGAAATGGATAGTTCCAACAGAAGAGTGGACTACAGAAACCTTTCCAGAAACTATAAAGAAAGTGGTTGTTAAAAAAGACTTTTATATAGAGTCTGAAAAACTTTAA
- the amaB gene encoding L-piperidine-6-carboxylate dehydrogenase, which yields MSAVATEFGIDEALKQLGINEVNNGTSTGSDWFSSGEEISSYSPVDGQLIAKVKTTTKDDYEKVVTTASSAFKTWRKMPAPQRGEVVRQFNEELRRLKEPLGKLVSYEMGKSYQEGLGEVQEMIDICDFAVGLSRQLHGLTMHSERPGHRMYEQYHPLGVVGIISAFNFPVAVWAWNTALAWVCGDVCIWKPSEKTPLTGVACQNIAQRVFKENGLPEGISCLINGDYKVGEFMTTDKRVPLISATGSTRMGKIVASKVGERLGKSLLELGGNNAIIVTPDADIKMTVIGAVFGAVGTAGQRCTSTRRLIIHDSMYDKVKNAIVDAYGQLKIGNPLDETNHVGPLIDKDAVANYNKALERVVEEGGKIIVEGGVLEGEGYESGCYVKPAIAEAQNDFEIVQHETFAPVLYLTKYSGDIENAIDLQNSVNQGLSSAIMTNNLREAEHFLSVAGSDCGIANVNIGTSGAEIGGAFGGEKETGGGRESGSDAWKVYMRRQTNTINYTTELPLAQGIKFDL from the coding sequence ATGAGCGCAGTAGCAACTGAATTCGGAATAGACGAAGCTTTAAAGCAATTAGGCATAAATGAAGTTAATAATGGTACATCTACAGGGTCAGATTGGTTTTCTTCTGGTGAAGAAATCTCTTCCTACTCTCCAGTAGACGGACAATTAATAGCTAAAGTAAAAACAACAACTAAAGACGACTACGAAAAAGTTGTTACAACAGCATCAAGCGCATTTAAAACTTGGCGTAAAATGCCAGCTCCACAACGTGGTGAAGTTGTAAGACAATTTAATGAGGAGCTACGTCGTCTTAAAGAACCATTAGGTAAGTTAGTATCTTATGAAATGGGAAAATCTTACCAAGAAGGTTTGGGAGAAGTTCAGGAAATGATCGATATCTGTGATTTTGCAGTAGGACTTTCCAGACAATTGCACGGTTTAACAATGCATAGTGAGCGTCCAGGACACCGTATGTATGAACAATACCACCCATTAGGAGTAGTTGGTATTATCTCTGCATTTAATTTTCCAGTAGCTGTTTGGGCTTGGAATACTGCTTTAGCTTGGGTTTGTGGAGATGTATGTATTTGGAAACCTTCAGAAAAAACACCATTAACAGGTGTAGCTTGTCAAAACATTGCACAACGTGTATTTAAAGAAAATGGTTTACCAGAAGGTATCTCTTGCTTAATTAATGGAGATTATAAGGTTGGTGAATTTATGACTACAGATAAACGTGTGCCATTAATTTCTGCTACAGGATCTACTAGAATGGGTAAAATTGTAGCATCTAAAGTAGGAGAACGTTTAGGGAAATCTTTATTAGAATTAGGTGGTAACAATGCAATTATCGTAACACCAGATGCAGATATTAAAATGACTGTAATTGGTGCTGTGTTTGGCGCAGTAGGAACAGCAGGACAGCGTTGTACATCTACACGTCGTCTTATTATTCACGATTCTATGTATGATAAGGTGAAGAATGCTATTGTCGATGCTTATGGACAATTAAAGATTGGAAATCCTTTAGATGAAACTAATCACGTTGGTCCACTTATAGATAAAGATGCAGTGGCTAACTACAACAAAGCACTTGAACGCGTAGTAGAAGAAGGCGGAAAAATTATTGTTGAAGGTGGTGTTTTAGAAGGTGAAGGTTACGAAAGTGGATGCTACGTAAAACCAGCTATAGCTGAAGCTCAAAATGATTTTGAAATCGTACAACACGAAACCTTTGCGCCAGTGTTATATTTAACAAAATATTCTGGTGATATTGAAAATGCTATCGATTTACAAAACAGTGTAAACCAAGGTTTGTCTTCTGCAATTATGACAAATAATTTACGTGAAGCAGAACACTTCTTATCTGTAGCAGGTAGTGATTGTGGTATTGCAAATGTAAATATTGGAACATCTGGAGCAGAAATAGGTGGTGCCTTTGGTGGAGAGAAAGAAACTGGTGGTGGCCGCGAGAGTGGTAGTGATGCTTGGAAAGTATACATGCGTCGCCAAACCAATACAATTAACTACACAACAGAACTTCCTTTAGCACAAGGTATCAAGTTTGATCTGTAA
- a CDS encoding 3-hydroxyanthranilate 3,4-dioxygenase yields MAIAKPFNLNKWVEEHREHLKPPVGNKNLYKDAEDYIVMIVAGPNARKDYHYNKTEELFYQLEGHIEVHIQEDGEKKTMKLGPGDMYLHPAGVPHSPVRHENSIGLVVERKRKKLNVDDGLLWYCDNCNNKLYEVKFPLNDIEKDFLKHFKEFYGSKEKRTCDNCGTVMPVDERFVATE; encoded by the coding sequence ATGGCAATAGCAAAACCATTCAACTTAAATAAGTGGGTTGAAGAACATAGAGAACACCTAAAGCCACCAGTTGGTAATAAGAATTTATATAAAGATGCAGAAGATTACATAGTGATGATTGTTGCCGGACCTAATGCTCGAAAAGATTATCATTATAATAAAACAGAAGAACTTTTTTATCAGTTAGAGGGTCATATTGAAGTGCATATTCAAGAAGATGGTGAGAAAAAAACAATGAAACTTGGACCTGGAGATATGTATTTACATCCAGCAGGTGTACCTCACTCACCAGTGCGTCATGAAAATTCAATTGGTTTGGTTGTAGAGAGAAAGCGTAAAAAGCTTAATGTAGATGATGGTTTATTGTGGTATTGCGATAACTGCAATAACAAACTTTATGAAGTAAAATTCCCTTTAAATGATATTGAAAAAGATTTTTTAAAACACTTTAAGGAATTTTATGGCAGTAAAGAAAAACGTACTTGTGACAACTGCGGAACTGTTATGCCTGTTGATGAACGATTTGTTGCAACTGAATAA